The DNA region ATGTTGATGGTTCGCATGGACGTTGGCTTCGCCCTCGGAACTTTTTACGTTTTGCACTACGGCACTGGCAACTTGGGAAACTTTTGGACCTGAACGATCGACAGGTTTCCTAGTATCAGAGTGCAATTTGGGGATGATAGCGTTATCCGCATCAGACCCATGGTCAGTGTCGTAAGGGGCGGAGAGAACGTTTCCTATGACGCCGTTATCTGAATCTCTGGgtcgaggaggagcaggagcaaACGGGTTAGTGAGTGTTGAGGGTGCAAAAGTGTTATGGATGTGTGAGTGAGACATGGTGTGAGGACGGAGATGCGTCGAATTAGGATCTAAGGGAAAAGTAAAAGAGCGTGGCGTAAAGAGCGCGAGTAATTGGTGTGAGTAGTAAAAACACTGATCgcagagaaagagatgaggatgaaagatggagataGAAGTGCACAGGGAGTATCCTCACGACGCGATGGCCAAAGCACCCCGGCAAACAAACAAGACATCCCCCTAAGGCCAtccttccacttctttTAGCCGCGGTCCGAGCGTCAGTCAGGTTCTGATGTTTCGCATGCGGATGCTAAGCCGCCAGAGGAAATACAAGGGATTGTTGACATATTAGGAGTCCGGACCCGTATAGAAAGGGGAAGTGGCGTTGGCCTGTAGCAGACTGTCATTGCTGTGAACAAGAAGCCATGAAACGTTGCAGACAGTCGCTTTTTGTTCTCCGCCCTACGTCTATACAGCTTTGCACCGAGTCGCGATATGTAACCTATGTTTCCACATGGCTGTATACATTCATGTCAGCTCAAATCGTACCGTAACCATCATCACCTACCATTGATTATGCGTTCCTCGCCAGCCATAATGAGTACATCGTATCACCATGCGACATTCGTCCGTCACTTCATCCTTCGCTTCACCTCCGACGCGTTTGTCCCAATGCCAATTACGTAATTTTCTCCACAGCTATGACGTGTTTGGGTTGTGGTTCCTGAAGCGCTAGACTGGGCTGAAATGAGTGTTGGCTTCAAGAATCAAGAGGCTGAAGCTGCCCATTGCTGCGACACCGTTGCCAGCTGCGAGTATGTATAATTGCATGTATATGATTCATGAGGAATATTGAACAAGGATCCAAAGGAATCGCATAGATGCAGGACATATATCCAACGAGAGACACTTTTGCAGAGCCGGTGAAAAAACCACAGGAAACGCGAAAGAAAAAATCACATCTTTTTTTGGGCTCACTGTTTCCACTAGGCTCTTTTTAGGTTCTGGGCCCTGCCATCATTCTCTTCATGGATATGCATGAAGGTTGCGTGGCAAGTCACGTCTCAGATCACATGTAAGGTATATGGCATATGTACATAGTATGCTCCACTAAGCTGCACCAGAAGAGAATTGCGGCGAGACGAGGAGCAAATAGGAATATTGCCCAGAATGCGCTGTGTAAAAAATAGCTTTCCACTCTTGGCTCATCGCGTTCCGCATGGAATGTAGTGCGCAGCCGCAAGAAATTATCCGAGCCCCATTCCACTTTCATTCTCTACATCGcctctcgtcttccctTCTATatccattctccttctttccttccttccttccttccttccctccctcctatcTCTTGCATACCGTATTTCACGCCGGCTGCTATCTTCCCTTTTACCCACGTCGACTCATCCGCCACCCACCCAGCGACCACCCACCGCCAGCCACATCGCGGCCGCACGCATCAAAAGTCAATGCAGTACGGCAGCCAATCGCCCACTCTAGGCCGTGAACCCCTGCTCGCGTCCGCCCAGAATCCTGGCATGTCCCAGCGTCTCTCTGAATCATCCTTTACTTCATACGATAACCAGTCTAGCATGTCTCACCGTGTCGGCGCAAATTCTCCCACTGGCGCGTCCTATGCGAGTTTCTCTTCTGGCAACAGATTTGGTCCCACAGCGCATCTCAACCCTGGCCCCGTTGCTGGTGTCAGCGAGGCAGGTGCGTTGCCTGCGGGCTCATATGCCCAGGGGCCGAtagatgacgatgatgatatggaCGACCATCTGCATACCTTTACCGCCGCTGAGAAAAAGGATCTTAGCACGCCGTTTAATATCAGTTCCTGGCGAGGATGGGCCAACGCATTGACTTTGGCTGTTTTGGCAGGCGGCGGTGTAATGCTTTTCGCGGGTTACCCTATCATATCGTTCTACTACGGCGATAATAGCTCTAGCGGGTCTAACACATCCGGGTACAACCTCGGTGGTATCAATGCCAGTGGACAATACCCTTCTATCACTGGCTTGCCCAGTCTGATCGACCCAGATACACCTGAGTACCTGTACACAAGAACTGGGTTCGATGGGAATGAGTGGACATTGGTATTTTCGGACGAGtttgaaaaagatggaagaacaTTCTTTGAGGGTGATGATCCATTCTGGACAGGTGTTAATTTCAATTATTGGCCAACTGGGTGAGTttgtccatcatcattaAGTTCAGATCAATTTCAGTATTAACCTAACACTTTCCAGTGACCTGGAATGGTACGATCCTTCTGCCATCACTACGGCCGATGGAAACCTACTCATTACCATCACTCAAGAACCCATCAACGATCTCAACTTCAAGTCTGGTATGCTCCAGTCTTGGAACAAGTTTTGTTTCAACAAAAATGCCTATATTGAATTCTCTGCTTCTTTGCCTGGCACGAGCGGTATTGGTGGTTTCTGGCCTGGTGTCTGGACTATGGGTAACTTGGGACGACCCGGGTATGGTGCTTCTACTGAAGGAATGTGGCCGTGAGTATCCTGCaggttcttcttctgattGTGACTGACCCTTGCAGATACACTTACAACTCTTGTGACGTCGGTATTCTTGCGAACCAAACTTGGCTCAATGGTACAGGCCCTGAAGCCGCACTCACCAGTGGTTCCAACGGCGGTCAGCTCTCTCAACTTCCCGGTATGCGTACCCCGTCATGTACGTGTGAGGGCGAAGACCATCCTGGTCCAGCCGTTACCGTCGGTCGATCGGCTCCTGAAATCGATATCATTGAAGCGCAGATCATCATTTCCGAAAACCGAGGGGAAGTCTCCCAGTCATTCCAAACCGCGCCCTTTGACGACTCCTACCAATGGGACAACACTTCATCAAGTCACTACAAGCAGTACGACACTGACTTGACATACTGGAACACATACCTCGGTGGTACATACCAACAAtctgtctcttctcttACCCGTGTACCCAGAGATATCTATTACAGCCAGCCCGGAGGTGGTGGCGAATTTGCCATGTTTGGTATGGAATACGATTCTGCTCCCGGTCATAAGGAGGATGGATACGTAACTTGGTACAGCGACAACAAAACCAGTTGGACCATGTATGCGGACGCCCTTGCTGCGAATGAAAAGGCCGGTATTGGAAGACGAACCATTCCCGAAGAACCTATGACCCTGATCGTCAACCTTGGTCTTTCTTTCAACTTCCAACCTGTCGACTTCGATCATCTCACTTTCCCCAACTACCTTCGCATTGATTACTTCCGTGTGTATCAACAATCGGACAGTATCTCTATCGGATGTGACCCCGATGGTGAGTATCCTTTACATTTAAGGAACTTTTTATCACCAGAAACTGACGGCATGCTGTAGACTACCCCACTGCAGATTATATCTCCAAACACGCCGAGGTATACTCCAATGCGAATTTGACGACTTGGGCTCAGGCAGGTACGTATACGCACCCCCTCTTCTTTATGCTATGGCTTGTACTAATATATCTTTAAAAAGGTAACACCTTCCCAAAGAATGAGTTGACCGGGTGTTAAACAGATGAGGGGTTCGAGTATGGATATGAACGCGAGCACGAGGAAGTTGAGGTGCtagagagagaaggcagTGGAGGAATagagaaggacgaggaagtATTTGACGACATCTACGCATATATTCGAAATGCCTACGACCCGGAGGAAAC from Cryptococcus neoformans var. neoformans B-3501A chromosome 4, whole genome shotgun sequence includes:
- a CDS encoding hypothetical protein (Match to ESTs gb|CF187150.1|CF187150, gb|CF188287.1|CF188287; Similar to gi|46101521|gb|EAK86754.1| hypothetical protein UM05809.1 [Ustilago maydis 521], FASTA scores: opt: 1683, E(): 2.9e-96, (46.259% identity (71.088% similar) in 588 aa overlap (42-619:1-565)); HMMPfam hit to SKN1, Beta-glucan synthesis-associated protein (SKN1), score: 157.7, E(): 2.5e-44); the protein is MQYGSQSPTLGREPLLASAQNPGMSQRLSESSFTSYDNQSSMSHRVGANSPTGASYASFSSGNRFGPTAHLNPGPVAGVSEAGALPAGSYAQGPIDDDDDMDDHLHTFTAAEKKDLSTPFNISSWRGWANALTLAVLAGGGVMLFAGYPIISFYYGDNSSSGSNTSGYNLGGINASGQYPSITGLPSLIDPDTPEYLYTRTGFDGNEWTLVFSDEFEKDGRTFFEGDDPFWTGVNFNYWPTGDLEWYDPSAITTADGNLLITITQEPINDLNFKSGMLQSWNKFCFNKNAYIEFSASLPGTSGIGGFWPGVWTMGNLGRPGYGASTEGMWPYTYNSCDVGILANQTWLNGTGPEAALTSGSNGGQLSQLPGMRTPSCTCEGEDHPGPAVTVGRSAPEIDIIEAQIIISENRGEVSQSFQTAPFDDSYQWDNTSSSHYKQYDTDLTYWNTYLGGTYQQSVSSLTRVPRDIYYSQPGGGGEFAMFGMEYDSAPGHKEDGYVTWYSDNKTSWTMYADALAANEKAGIGRRTIPEEPMTLIVNLGLSFNFQPVDFDHLTFPNYLRIDYFRVYQQSDSISIGCDPDDYPTADYISKHAEVYSNANLTTWAQAGNTFPKNELTGC